The Carassius carassius chromosome 2, fCarCar2.1, whole genome shotgun sequence genome has a segment encoding these proteins:
- the LOC132096869 gene encoding cytochrome b5 domain-containing protein 1-like, which produces MRRPKYFTPMEVSLHNTIEDIWVSYLGKVYDLTPLLGENKGDVLLKPITECAGKDISHWFDPKTKDILTHVDPMTGCIQYYTPRGRFLHIPTPCSRTDWANDFGKRWWKNNRYEVGLLSAKTRWIRIINTLTSQEQRLEVCSEETLDEILQRYLCYNSHAASYTWKHNGVNLDMSKTLSENGIPEEDEFYCGSPECDLFCPSICLYFNDDLTEL; this is translated from the exons ATGCGGCGGCCAAAGTATTTCACGCCGATGGAGGTATCACTTCACAACACTATCGAAGATATATGGGTGTCGTACCTGGGCAAAGTCTACGATCTCACACCGCTGCTGGGGGAAAACAAAG GTGATGTGTTGTTGAAACCCATCACAGAGTGTGCAGGAAAGGACATCAGTCACTGGTTTGACCCGAAGACAAAGGAT ATTCTTACACATGTTGACCCGATGACTGGCTGCATCCAATACTACACCCCTAGGGGGCGCTTTTTACACATACCCACTCCCTGCTCTCGCACTGACTGGGCCAATGATTTCGGGAAGCGGTGGTGGAAGAATAACCGCTACGAGGTTGGGCTGCTGTCTGCCAAAACACGCTGGATCCGCATTATCAACACTTTAACCTCCCAAGAGCAGAGGCTGGAG GTTTGCTCGGAGGAGACTCTGGATGAGATTCTCCAGCGATATCTGTGCTACAATTCCCATGCAGCAAGCTACACCTGGAAGCACAATGGCGTAAATTTAGACATGAGCAAGACCCTGAGTGAAAACGGCATCCCTGAAGAGGACGAGTTTTACTGTGGAAGCCCAGAGTGTGACCTCTTCTGTCCATCTATATGTCTTTATTTCAATGACGACCTCACTGAACTTTAA
- the LOC132096876 gene encoding dnaJ homolog subfamily C member 3-like isoform X1, which translates to MESGRRRGLSSVLSSLSLLCVLLDLQLDGVLGATPVEIEHHLEMGRKLLAAGQLAEALSHYHSAVEVDSKNYLTYYKRAAVFLAMGKSKSALPDLSQAIQLKPDFLAARLQRGNILLKQGNTEEAREDFLAVLNRSPDHKEAHDQLHKADDLELLQKEAHEAHHRGDDITTVQVLEKVIELSPWDPESRELRAECYIRLGDPRKAIMDLTPATRLRSDNRAAFLQLSQLHYSLGEHHDSLSQVRECLKLDQDDKECFSHYKQVKKLSKQLDSAEELISEQRYQEAIEKYESVMRTEPNVAFYTNKAKERICFCLVKMKSAEEAVDICSEAHQREPQNIHILRDRAEAYILQQEYEKAVEDYQEAREFDQENQELREGLERAKKLLKQSRKRDYYKILGVGRSANKQEIIKAYRKLAQQWHPDNFQSEADKKEAENKFIDIASAKEVLTDPEMRQKFDSGEDPLDPENQQGRGGGGSREWPFGFNPFEGGNFHFKFHRH; encoded by the exons ATGGAGTCGGGACGGCGGAGAGGTTTGAGCAGTGTCCTGTCCTCCCTGTCTCTGCTCTGTGTGCTCCTGGACCTACAGCTGGACGGTG tgttaggaGCAACACCTGTTGAGATTGAGCATCATCTGGAAATGGGCCGTAAACTGCTGGCAGCAGGACAGCTGGCTGAGGCCCTGTCTCACTATCATTCAGCTGTCG AGGTTGACTCGAAGAACTACCTGACATACTACAAACGAGCTGCTGTTTTCCTGGCTATGGGCAAGTCCAAGTCAGCGCTGCCTGACCTCAGCCAGGCCATACAGCTCAAGCCAGACTTCCTTGCT gCCAGACTGCAGAGGGGTAATATTCTACTGAAACAGGGAAATACTGAAGAGGCCAGGGAAGATTTTCTAGCAGTA CTGAATCGCTCCCCGGATCACAAGGAAGCACATGATCAGCTCCACAAGGCCGATGATCTGGAGTTGCTCCAGAAAGAGGCACATGAGGCCCATCACCGTGGCGACGACATCACTACTGTCCAGGTGCTGGAGAAAGTCATAGAG CTCTCTCCTTGGGACCCCGAATCTCGAGAACTAAGAGCCGAGTGCTACATCCGACTCGGGGATCCACGGAAGGCCATCATGGACCTGACACCAGCAACACGTCTCCGTTCAGACAACCGAGCAGCCTTCCTCCAACTCAGTCAACTACATTACAGTTTGGGCGAACATCACGACTCACTTAG TCAGGTCCGTGAGTGTCTGAAGCTGGATCAGGATGATAAGGAGTGTTTTTCTCACTACAAACAGGTCAAGAAGCTCAGCAAGCAGCTGGACTCTGCAGAAGAGCTGATCTCAGAACAGAG GTATCAGGAGGCCATTGAGAAGTACGAATCTGTGATGCGAACAGAGCCGAATGTGGCATTCTACACTAATAAAGCAAAAGAGAGGATCTGCTTCTGCTTAGtcaaa ATGAAGAGTGCTGAGGAGGCCGTAGACATCTGTTCAGAAGCCCACCAGAGAGAACCTCAGAATATCCACATCCTCCGGGACCGAGCGGAGGCCTACATCCTACAGCAGGAATATGAGAAAG CTGTGGAAGACTATCAGGAGGCACGGGAGTTTGACCAGGAAAACCAAGAGCTTCGTGAAGGTCTTGAACGAGCAAAGAAGCTCCTCAAGCAGTCTCGCAAGAGAGACTATTACAAGATCCTGGGGGTCGGCAG GAGTGCCAATAAACAGGAAATCATAAAAGCGTACAGAAAGCTGGCTCAGCAGTGGCATCCTGATAATTTCCAGTCTGAAGCAGACAAGAAAGAAGCAGAAAATAAGTTTATTGATATCGCATCAGCAAAGGAAGTACTCACAGATCCAG AAATGCGTCAGAAGTTTGATTCCGGCGAGGACCCCCTGGACCCTGAGAACCAGCAGGGTAGAGGAGGTGGAGGAAGCAGAGAATGGCCCTTTGGCTTCAACCCCTTTGAGGGCGGAAACTTTCACTTCAAGTTCCATCGACACTGA
- the LOC132096876 gene encoding dnaJ homolog subfamily C member 3-like isoform X2 produces MESGRRRGLSSVLSSLSLLCVLLDLQLDGATPVEIEHHLEMGRKLLAAGQLAEALSHYHSAVEVDSKNYLTYYKRAAVFLAMGKSKSALPDLSQAIQLKPDFLAARLQRGNILLKQGNTEEAREDFLAVLNRSPDHKEAHDQLHKADDLELLQKEAHEAHHRGDDITTVQVLEKVIELSPWDPESRELRAECYIRLGDPRKAIMDLTPATRLRSDNRAAFLQLSQLHYSLGEHHDSLSQVRECLKLDQDDKECFSHYKQVKKLSKQLDSAEELISEQRYQEAIEKYESVMRTEPNVAFYTNKAKERICFCLVKMKSAEEAVDICSEAHQREPQNIHILRDRAEAYILQQEYEKAVEDYQEAREFDQENQELREGLERAKKLLKQSRKRDYYKILGVGRSANKQEIIKAYRKLAQQWHPDNFQSEADKKEAENKFIDIASAKEVLTDPEMRQKFDSGEDPLDPENQQGRGGGGSREWPFGFNPFEGGNFHFKFHRH; encoded by the exons ATGGAGTCGGGACGGCGGAGAGGTTTGAGCAGTGTCCTGTCCTCCCTGTCTCTGCTCTGTGTGCTCCTGGACCTACAGCTGGACG gaGCAACACCTGTTGAGATTGAGCATCATCTGGAAATGGGCCGTAAACTGCTGGCAGCAGGACAGCTGGCTGAGGCCCTGTCTCACTATCATTCAGCTGTCG AGGTTGACTCGAAGAACTACCTGACATACTACAAACGAGCTGCTGTTTTCCTGGCTATGGGCAAGTCCAAGTCAGCGCTGCCTGACCTCAGCCAGGCCATACAGCTCAAGCCAGACTTCCTTGCT gCCAGACTGCAGAGGGGTAATATTCTACTGAAACAGGGAAATACTGAAGAGGCCAGGGAAGATTTTCTAGCAGTA CTGAATCGCTCCCCGGATCACAAGGAAGCACATGATCAGCTCCACAAGGCCGATGATCTGGAGTTGCTCCAGAAAGAGGCACATGAGGCCCATCACCGTGGCGACGACATCACTACTGTCCAGGTGCTGGAGAAAGTCATAGAG CTCTCTCCTTGGGACCCCGAATCTCGAGAACTAAGAGCCGAGTGCTACATCCGACTCGGGGATCCACGGAAGGCCATCATGGACCTGACACCAGCAACACGTCTCCGTTCAGACAACCGAGCAGCCTTCCTCCAACTCAGTCAACTACATTACAGTTTGGGCGAACATCACGACTCACTTAG TCAGGTCCGTGAGTGTCTGAAGCTGGATCAGGATGATAAGGAGTGTTTTTCTCACTACAAACAGGTCAAGAAGCTCAGCAAGCAGCTGGACTCTGCAGAAGAGCTGATCTCAGAACAGAG GTATCAGGAGGCCATTGAGAAGTACGAATCTGTGATGCGAACAGAGCCGAATGTGGCATTCTACACTAATAAAGCAAAAGAGAGGATCTGCTTCTGCTTAGtcaaa ATGAAGAGTGCTGAGGAGGCCGTAGACATCTGTTCAGAAGCCCACCAGAGAGAACCTCAGAATATCCACATCCTCCGGGACCGAGCGGAGGCCTACATCCTACAGCAGGAATATGAGAAAG CTGTGGAAGACTATCAGGAGGCACGGGAGTTTGACCAGGAAAACCAAGAGCTTCGTGAAGGTCTTGAACGAGCAAAGAAGCTCCTCAAGCAGTCTCGCAAGAGAGACTATTACAAGATCCTGGGGGTCGGCAG GAGTGCCAATAAACAGGAAATCATAAAAGCGTACAGAAAGCTGGCTCAGCAGTGGCATCCTGATAATTTCCAGTCTGAAGCAGACAAGAAAGAAGCAGAAAATAAGTTTATTGATATCGCATCAGCAAAGGAAGTACTCACAGATCCAG AAATGCGTCAGAAGTTTGATTCCGGCGAGGACCCCCTGGACCCTGAGAACCAGCAGGGTAGAGGAGGTGGAGGAAGCAGAGAATGGCCCTTTGGCTTCAACCCCTTTGAGGGCGGAAACTTTCACTTCAAGTTCCATCGACACTGA
- the LOC132096887 gene encoding claudin-15-like encodes MDPVIEVVALFLGFVSWIMVGIAIPNRYWKVSTIDGTVITTSTIYENLWMSCATDSLGVHNCREFPSLLALSGYIQASRALMIAAVVCGTFGVVASLIGMQCSKAAGDNYVLKGRIAGTGGAFFLLQGLCTMISVSWYAANITQEFFNPLYPGQKYEIGEGLYIGWASGVLAICGGACLMFSCKLGTKEKTYYQPTRETVYSASTSKRDAQSTYGRNAYV; translated from the exons ATGGATCCGGTTATTGAAGTCGTTGCTTTATTTCTTGGCTTTGTGAGTTGGATAATGGTTGGCATTGCAATTCCGAACCGTTACTGGAAAGTATCCACGATAGATGGGACTGTGATCACCACCTCAACCATTTACGAGAATCTGTGGATGTCCTGCGCCACGGACTCGCTGGGAGTGCACAACTGTCGTGAATTCCCCTCTCTGCTCGCCCTGTCTG GTTATATCCAGGCGTCTCGCGCTCTTATGATCGCGGCAGTGGTGTGTGGCACATTCGGAGTGGTGGCCAGCCTCATCGGCATGCAGTGCTCGAAGGCCGCCGGTGACAACTACGTGCTGAAAGGCAGAATCGCCGGTACTGGCGGAGCATTTTTCCTCCTGCAGG GTTTGTGCACGATGATATCAGTGTCATGGTACGCGGCAAACATCACTCAAGAGTTCTTCAACCCGCTCTATCCTGGCCAAAA GTATGAGATTGGAGAGGGTTTATACATCGGCTGGGCCTCTGGTGTTCTTGCCATCTGTGGTGGAGCCTGTCTCATGTTCTCCTGCAAATTAGGCACAAAGGAGAAGAC TTACTACCAGCCCACACGTGAAACAGTTTACTCCGCGTCCACATCCAAGAGAGACGCTCAGAGCACTTATGGAAGAAATGCCTACGTCTGA
- the LOC132103106 gene encoding mitochondrial fission 1 protein-like has product MEAVVSELVAPEDLKRFEKKYNAELVKGPVCRETTFEYAWCLIRSKYTNDIVKGIQLLEELVSTSKKDDQRDFLFYLAVANYRLKEYERALKYIRTLLKNEPDNKQALELEKLINSALRKDGLVGMAIVGGIGLGVAGLAGLIGLAVSKGPKS; this is encoded by the exons ATGGAGGCGGTTGTGTCAGAACTAGTGGCACCTGAAGATCTAaag AGATTTGAGAAGAAGTATAACGCTGAGTTGGTGAAAGGACCCGTTTGCAGGGAAACCACATTTGAGTACGCCTGGTGTTTGATCAGAAGCAAGTACACCAATGACATTGTGAAAGGCATTCAGCTGCTGGAAG AACTGGTTTCTACGAGCAAAAAAGATGATCAGAGAGATTTTCTCTTCTACCTTGCCGTTGCAAACTACAGACTTAAG GAGTATGAGAGAGCACTGAAGTACATTCGTACTCTGCTGAAGAATGAACCAGATAATAAACAGGCCCTGGAACTGGAGAAACTCATCAACAGTGCACTAAGAAAAG ATGGTTTAGTTGGCATGGCGATCGTCGGCGGTATCGGTTTAGGTGTGGCGGGATTGGCTGGTCTTATTGGTTTGGCTGTGAGCAAAGGTCCTAAGTCCTAA